TTTCTTCCAAATACGCTATTTTGCTTATATATCGTGTGCAGAGGAGTATGGGAATTGCATACTCGCTACCAGGTCCCTGAGGGGGCAACTTCTTGCAAACTTACACGTTTTGCAGCGAAGCTTGTGCTTGGCGAAGTCGTACGGAATGGGGGGAGGCGATCACTGTGCCTCATGGGACGGTGACAATGATCGACGATACCCACAATGGTAAGTAAGAACATGAATTACCTCAGGTAAAACGATTACAATTTTTCTGAGAGTTTATTTCGACCACTGAACGCAAGACTTTACCACGCCGTACGACGATTATTAAACAGCACACTGCCTACTTTCCTCAGGATCGTTCAAATGGACCACGTCAGGTCGGTCAAGTTTCATTCCTGTAAGAATCTAAAGGACTTTCATCGCTGGGAAAAATTACTTGGTCGGGCAGATCCGAATTTTCGTGTAACAGCCCACAAAAAAGTGTGTTCAAATCACTTCAAATATGGCCAGCCAACAGCTGACGACCCACATCCGAGTCTTTACCTGAAAGGATATCCCGAGATTTCGACACCTGCAAAGAGCAAACCCACGCGAAAAAAACGTACTTACTCCGGTGCATCTGCTTCAAAAACGTCCAAGTCTATTGGTAAAAAGCGTAACAGTTCAGCGTTCTCTGGTACATCTTCTGCTACTTTCCTACAAGGTCATGAAGAGTGCTGCGATGAGTCAACCATTTACACTGGGAACGTCGTTGTTAAGAACAAAAATGTTGACCAGAAATCACCCCCGATAGTTGAACAGGTTCTTAAAGAACACAACTATGCTCTAGACAGCAATGAAGTTTCATCTGCTGCAAGATGTAAGCCATTTGAAGTTTGTCAGCGTTGTGTAAATCATCACAAAAGGATAAGCGATTTGGAACAAGAGTTGCAAAAAGCTTGGGAGCTTATTAAAACTCTGCAAACTGAGATTGATTTTCTACAACACAAGGATTTTAGCATTGATGACATTAAACACGATGACCACCTGGTTGAACTGTACACAGGAATACCCACCTATGGTTGATTTAAATTTTGAGCGAAAAATTGGAAGGTAAAGTAACTTAGATGCAGTATTGTAGAGGCGTTGACTCTCATAAATGTAAACGTTACCAAGTCAATGACAGTCACGCGAAACCAGGGAGAAAAAGAGCTCTGAATTGTGAAAATGAATTGCTGGTGGTTTTGGCACGTCTAAGACAAGGATTGTCTCTGGAGGATCTAGCGTTCAGATTTAAGGTGTCAGTAAGCAGTGTCTCAGAGATCATTTCTACGTGGGTGCCATTTTTGGGAAGGGAATTGGCAAGTTTAATTTATTGGCCCAGGAAAGAGGAGCTACACCTTTTTTACCCTGAAGCCTTTAAACCGTTTCCTCATGTTTCATCTATCGTTGACTGCACGGAAATGAACCAATATTTTTGCTTTCCTCTCTCTGAGAGTAAGGGTTTTTTTATGATcagcccccccccctccataAAAAATGCGTAGCTtggatttaatttaatttaatttttttataaaaatccACAAGCAGTGGACCATCTGGGGAAATTGTACATTTGATGCCAACTGTCCATAGTTTTTTGCTTACTACCCTTGAAGTCTGTAGTCTCTGTAATGGAAGCCAGTGATATAAACGTCACCTATTAAAAGCTCATTAGTCAGTATTGACTAAAACTACCCCATCAATAATCTCCATGATGATTTCTTTCGCAAGTACTTGTTTCAACAAACGTTTTGTAAATATTTAGGGGACAATACAATTTCGAAAAAAACTAAACAGTCGTGGAAGTGCCTGCTGCCAAAGTTCTTTGTCAAAATCAATGCACTCCAGGTGCTCATCAACAGATGTCAACATAAAAAAATCGATGTAGGGCACATTCAAAACGGCCATCACAGTCTGCAAAATACTCGTGTGTACTTTTCAACACTACATACCCATTAGTAATATGTAAGCAAGTACCTTGGACCAGAGCGAACTCCTTTATTGTTTTTTCTCTGTGCCCAAGTGACTTTGAACTCGGCAGCCCCTGGCCCACAACAAGAACAATGCACAACGGCATCAGGGCTTGGGCCAACATAAGGCCAATCCACAGACAGAACTAGACCCGTTTCGGAAACAGAGAGGTTTGTGTGACATTTCTGTGAAATTCTTTTGTATCTCTTTCTGGCTAATGGCTCATTCATCAAGCCCCAGTTCATGGCCTTTGTTGTCACTTCTTTTTTGTAGCCAAGAATTTGAATGGTAAGGTTATCAGTTGACTGCTGGTCTTTTACTTTACCAGCTTCATCAGTTTTCCTTAGCACAGACAGCATTCGTGAAGCAGTGATAATACCAGCCTTGTACAATGCCCATGTTGAATTACTGGATTGTCCCACACTTTCTTTTGCAATAATGTTACTTTGCTCAGTACTCCAAGATAATTCTCTGACAAGCTGTTCACACTGTTCTTGTACAGTAGGATAAACCTGAGAAACCATTTCGGCTTGACAAATTAAAGGCATTGGTTCTTCACCCTTATCAGTTGACACAATTTCTTCATGAACAACATGACTAATATCTGGTTCCTGACTTGCACATGATAAATGGGGATTTTTATACAACAGGATACCACAGTTTCCATTTGAGGCTAAGGCTAGGTTTTCCCAGTCAATGTCAGCCAAATGCATAGGTGTTCTGTCTTTCAAAGAGCGAGGGTCAAATGAAGAACGATCAACACTTTTTTGTTCTCTCATACAAAGAAAAGACTTAGCTCTATTTTTGGCTTTTTGAACTCTAATCTCTGAAAGCCTTTTAGGGCCATATTTTTTCCTTGTCCCAACTGACGGGTGTCCCCAAGTCTGGGGCAATGATGTGCAAGTTTTATTATCTCCTTTTCTCAGTTCTGAGACAATCAGATGCAACCAGGCACCAACATGTTTGCATACCTCACCCAatctacaaacaaaaaaaaaaaaaagaatgttagAAACATCCTCTTTTGCAAGCCAAACTTTCTTTAGAAAACAGTTGATGTTTAGACAAGTATTTATTTGCGAGACATACCCTCTATAAGCTGCTTATAACATAACTAGTAGGAGGAAATGTGTGGAGGCTCTGTTAACTTTTCTAATACATTACTAAGTTtcatattttaacaaaaaataaaagcaataaaactgaaaaaaatagtAACCATCTTGGTtacaaaatttaaaagcaaCGATGTTTCCACGTTGGCTTAACATCATTATCAATGCAAGTCAAAGTGAATAATCTTGGGTACAAATATAAATCTAACAAGAATTCCTCAGTGGTAAAAAATACTATAAGAAAAGAGAGTTTCATATTGTCAGTGTTTGGTGCCTCTGCAACCTTTTTCAGAAAAAGGGAAAATCAGCAATAATATCATAAAAGGTTCAGTGTTTTCCAAGCAGAATCATTATTATATACTGTAAAGCTCTCTGACCTTACTATTGACTTACCCAGCAACACAGTTACATTCTGCAGTCACCACTTCACCACTCTCTTTATGTAAACAAATCCAAAGCTCATATGGCTTATTATGAGTTCTTTCCTGTGGGACGCATTTACCCCGAACAAAACAGTACTTTAAGTTGGGACTTATAGTGTGGTACTCCACATTGAAAACATGTCCAGAGCTTTCCAAGCTCTTTCCCTTCAAAATCGCCTTGGGGCGTCCATGAGATATTATCAACCTCGTCATCAGTGGTATCCGGAAAATTTGCACTTCCCGACTGACATCCTTGCTTCAGTTCATCTGGAGGCGGTAACTTGATGAGGCCATTCTCGACAACCTACTTGTTTTCACTTGTTTGTCTTTTTATGTTTTCCTCGTCTTTAACACATAGGCTTTTAGAAACTGCAAGCTTGTACGCGTAAAACACCTTTTCACACAGTTCGTTCCTTACTTCTCGATAGGCTAAGGTCTCTTTGACGGAGAAACTCTTTTAGTTCAACGACAGTAAACTTGCTCAGGTTGTCAGGGAACTGATAGTTCAGTCGAAGAAATGCTTCAACTCTGTCCGCCATTTTCAACCGTGACCGGAATTGTTGCCCCTCAGCGGCCTGGTATCAAGCTCGCTCTTCCCACACTACAGTGCGCGCGGAATGTAAGCAAAATAGCGTATTTGCAAAATCCACTGGGATTATCATCAAATCGCGAAACTTTTTCCTTTCTAATATTCTTTGCACGTTATACAATACCTTAATACTCTCATATCTTCAATAATGTTCTATTATTTGGGCGTCCAGAAACTCTTCTCATTTACAACCCATTTTCCGTCTCCAGAATTACAAATTACAATTAACTAACTGTTTAGGTGATTCAAAACGAATAAATTCACAATACTGCAGAACATTAACAGCACAGTAAACTATGTAAACTGTCTTTAAAACACTCGGAATAGCACCGACTAGTGATATCCTAAAGGCCCGTTTACACGGGCGATTTTTGTGGCGATCTAAGCGAACATTTTTACGGCGATTTTTGTGGCGATTCAAAGTCCCCATGAAAGCGATTTCGTGGCAGCTTCTTGGCGATTTTACGACCTTCTATCAGCGGCTAGCACGGAGCGCATGCGATTTTAGACTGTCTGATGTCTCCATCCTCGTCCATGGGTATCTTTCTTTTTTAGTAAAATCTTCCAACACAGAAAGAGATTTTTTTAACACCTTGCAGGTCTTCCATTTTTTTGTGGATTTTGGCCACTGACTTTGCTGATTTTGGTGTCTCAAATGTGGTTTGAGAGATCAGACTCTCCTCATCCTCCTCTACATCAACCTGAACTAGTCTAGGGTCAACTAAACTACCACAAATTCCAGGGGTTGGTCTGGTCTTGACTGGTGTGATACTATCTCTTAAAAAGTGCAGTTGATCATAGTACTTCCAAGTTGGTATGTACGCCTCAATTGTTCCTGAAGCACAAGAAGTTGAGGCCTTGACCTTTCCCAGCTCCTTGCCATACTTTGTTCTTAAATTCTTCATCTTGTCTTTGATGtcttcctctttaaaaaaagaaaaataacttcgCTATTACAAATTTAATATgtaataaatatttacaatttgttAATGTAATTGGTGCAAAGGAAAAGCAAATTTACCAGCCACATCTCAGGGGCTTTTAACATTGTTTCACATTGCAAATTTAATCAGGGGAAATTGGCATATTTCAAACTGAAATGATCAGAAGTTAGATTATTAGCTCGTCCAAAACCTTAGCATTGTTGCTGAACTTTCCCATGTACGACC
This is a stretch of genomic DNA from Montipora capricornis isolate CH-2021 unplaced genomic scaffold, ASM3666992v2 scaffold_252, whole genome shotgun sequence. It encodes these proteins:
- the LOC138035095 gene encoding uncharacterized protein, translating into MTRLIISHGRPKAILKGKSLESSGHVFNVEYHTISPNLKYCFVRGKCVPQERTHNKPYELWICLHKESGEVVTAECNCVAGLGEVCKHVGAWLHLIVSELRKGDNKTCTSLPQTWGHPSVGTRKKYGPKRLSEIRVQKAKNRAKSFLCMREQKSVDRSSFDPRSLKDRTPMHLADIDWENLALASNGNCGILLYKNPHLSCASQEPDISHVVHEEIVSTDKGEEPMPLICQAEMVSQVYPTVQEQCEQLVRELSWSTEQSNIIAKESVGQSSNSTWALYKAGIITASRMLSVLRKTDEAGKVKDQQSTDNLTIQILGYKKEVTTKAMNWGLMNEPLARKRYKRISQKCHTNLSVSETGLVLSVDWPYVGPSPDAVVHCSCCGPGAAEFKVTWAQRKNNKGVRSGPRYLLTYY